A window of Rhodococcus sp. SGAir0479 contains these coding sequences:
- a CDS encoding TlyA family RNA methyltransferase codes for MARRARVDAELVRRKLARSREHAQELIASGRVLIAGTVATKPATAVETGTPLLVTEVDEEISWASRGAHKLLGALDAFTPHGLTVTGRRCLDAGASTGGFTDVLLHNGAREVVAVDVGYGQLVWRLQSDDRVHVVDRTNVRSIDADTIGGPVDLVVADLSFISLKLVLPAMVACVNDGADLVPMVKPQFEVGKERVGSGGVVRDPELRASAVIEVAEAAAALGLRTVGAVASPLPGPSGNVEYFLWLRKEVAGAPPQTEDAPAVEDLVRRAVEEGPQ; via the coding sequence GTGGCACGTCGAGCAAGGGTCGATGCGGAACTCGTGCGCCGAAAGCTCGCGCGGTCGCGCGAGCATGCACAGGAGTTGATTGCGTCCGGTCGCGTCCTCATCGCGGGCACCGTCGCCACCAAGCCCGCCACCGCCGTCGAGACGGGGACTCCACTTCTCGTCACCGAGGTGGACGAGGAGATCTCGTGGGCATCGCGCGGAGCGCACAAACTTCTGGGCGCACTGGACGCCTTCACTCCGCACGGGCTGACGGTCACCGGGCGCCGGTGCCTCGACGCAGGTGCGTCCACGGGCGGTTTCACGGACGTGCTGCTGCACAACGGCGCGCGTGAGGTGGTCGCCGTCGACGTGGGATACGGACAGCTGGTGTGGCGACTGCAGTCCGACGATCGGGTGCACGTCGTCGACCGGACCAACGTCCGCTCTATCGATGCCGACACCATCGGCGGCCCGGTCGACCTGGTGGTCGCGGACCTGTCGTTCATCTCGCTCAAGCTGGTGCTGCCGGCGATGGTGGCGTGCGTGAACGACGGCGCCGACCTTGTTCCGATGGTCAAGCCGCAGTTCGAGGTCGGTAAGGAACGCGTGGGATCGGGCGGTGTGGTGCGCGATCCCGAGTTGCGGGCCTCCGCGGTCATCGAGGTCGCCGAGGCGGCTGCCGCGCTGGGGCTGCGTACCGTCGGTGCCGTCGCGAGCCCGCTCCCGGGACCGTCCGGCAACGTCGAGTACTTCCTGTGGCTGCGCAAGGAGGTCGCCGGGGCGCCACCGCAGACCGAGGACGCCCCGGCCGTCGAGGACCTTGTCCGGCGCGCCGTGGAGGAGGGGCCGCAGTGA
- a CDS encoding HAD-IIA family hydrolase, with protein sequence MTPPVTATLRCAHDVLLLDLDGTVYQGAEAIPGAREALGAGDQRQLYVTNNASRSPAQVAEHLRDLGFDAADDDVVTSSQSAARLLSEKLGPDAAVLVVGTDALAAEVANVGLRPVRQFRDAPVAVVQGHSPTTDWAILAEATLAIRAGALWIAANVDSTLPTERGLVLGNGSMVAALRTATGREPIVAGKPAAPLMEDALRRAQAASPLVVGDRLDTDIAGANAVGIDSLLVLTGVSTTAELLRADEQHRPTYVAKSLDALNAPASAARVARHPGWQVEFDTGDLVVHTDGADAAAGRTGAFLSVLEAAWRHPEFVRVRAGDDVARTAVSALLGEM encoded by the coding sequence GTGACGCCGCCTGTCACCGCGACCCTCCGCTGCGCCCACGACGTGCTGCTGCTCGATCTCGACGGCACCGTCTACCAGGGCGCCGAGGCGATCCCGGGTGCGCGGGAGGCGTTGGGGGCCGGCGACCAGCGTCAGCTGTACGTCACCAACAACGCGAGCCGGAGCCCGGCCCAGGTGGCCGAGCACCTCCGGGACCTCGGTTTCGACGCCGCCGACGACGACGTCGTGACCAGTTCGCAGTCGGCCGCTCGTCTGCTGTCCGAGAAGCTCGGTCCGGACGCGGCGGTACTGGTGGTGGGCACCGACGCGCTCGCGGCGGAAGTCGCCAACGTCGGGCTGCGACCGGTCCGACAGTTCCGGGACGCGCCCGTTGCGGTGGTGCAGGGGCATTCCCCGACCACGGATTGGGCGATCCTCGCCGAGGCCACGCTCGCGATCCGCGCCGGCGCGCTGTGGATCGCGGCCAACGTCGACTCCACGCTGCCCACCGAACGCGGTCTCGTCCTGGGCAACGGCTCGATGGTCGCCGCGCTGCGCACCGCGACCGGCCGCGAGCCGATCGTGGCCGGCAAGCCGGCCGCCCCGCTGATGGAGGACGCGCTCCGTCGCGCGCAGGCCGCGAGTCCTCTCGTGGTGGGCGATCGCCTCGACACCGATATCGCCGGGGCGAATGCGGTGGGCATCGACTCACTGCTGGTGCTGACGGGTGTCAGCACGACGGCGGAACTTCTGCGGGCGGACGAACAGCATCGCCCCACCTACGTGGCGAAGTCGCTCGACGCGCTCAACGCGCCGGCGTCGGCCGCACGGGTCGCTCGCCACCCCGGTTGGCAGGTGGAGTTCGACACCGGTGATCTGGTCGTGCACACCGACGGCGCGGATGCGGCGGCGGGTCGAACCGGAGCATTTCTCTCGGTGCTCGAGGCGGCATGGCGGCACCCGGAGTTCGTGCGGGTGCGTGCGGGCGACGACGTCGCGCGCACCGCGGTCTCGGCCCTGCTCGGGGAGATGTGA
- the tyrS gene encoding tyrosine--tRNA ligase, translating into MTENILDELTWRGLIAQSTDLDALRRATEAGPVTLYAGFDPTGPSLHAGHLVPLLALKRFQRAGHRPIVLAGGATGMIGDPRDVGERTMNSADTVADWADRIRSQLERFVDFDESPTAAVIENNANWTSKLSAIDFLRDIGKHFSVNVMLARDTVKRRLESDGMSYTEFSYMLLQANDFVHLRRSYGCTLQVGGSDQWGNIIAGVDLNRRLDGETVHAMTVPLVTSADGKKFGKSTGGGSLWLDPEMTSPYAWYQYFVNTGDADVMRYLRWFTFLSREELAELEAATAERPQAREAQRRLAAEMTTLVHGQENTAAVELASKALFGRAELTDLDEATLAAALKEASIAEVAASSPRTIVDLLVASGLCESKGAARRAVKEGGAYVNNQRIESEEWTPENSDLLHGHWLVVRRGRKNFAGIEVVAG; encoded by the coding sequence GTGACTGAGAACATCCTTGACGAACTGACCTGGCGGGGGCTCATCGCCCAGTCGACCGATCTGGACGCGCTGCGACGTGCGACCGAGGCTGGACCAGTCACGCTGTATGCCGGTTTCGATCCGACCGGGCCCTCCCTGCACGCCGGCCACCTCGTGCCACTCCTCGCGCTCAAGCGCTTCCAGCGGGCCGGACACCGGCCGATCGTCCTTGCCGGCGGCGCCACCGGGATGATCGGCGATCCGCGTGACGTCGGCGAGCGCACCATGAACTCCGCCGACACGGTCGCGGACTGGGCGGACCGCATTCGCTCGCAGCTCGAGCGCTTCGTCGACTTCGACGAGTCGCCGACCGCAGCGGTCATCGAGAACAACGCCAACTGGACGTCCAAGCTCAGCGCGATCGATTTCCTGCGGGACATCGGCAAGCACTTCTCGGTGAACGTCATGCTCGCGCGCGACACGGTCAAGCGTCGGCTCGAGTCGGACGGCATGTCGTACACCGAGTTCAGCTACATGCTGTTGCAGGCCAACGACTTCGTGCACCTGCGCCGCAGCTACGGCTGCACGCTGCAGGTGGGCGGCTCCGATCAGTGGGGCAACATCATCGCCGGAGTCGACCTCAACCGGAGGCTGGACGGGGAGACCGTGCACGCGATGACCGTGCCGCTCGTGACCTCGGCCGACGGCAAGAAGTTCGGTAAGTCGACCGGTGGCGGAAGCCTGTGGCTGGACCCCGAGATGACCAGCCCGTACGCCTGGTACCAGTACTTCGTGAACACCGGGGATGCGGACGTCATGCGCTACCTGCGGTGGTTCACCTTCCTCTCCCGGGAGGAACTGGCCGAGCTCGAGGCCGCCACGGCCGAGCGTCCGCAGGCGCGGGAGGCACAGCGACGGCTGGCGGCCGAGATGACCACGCTGGTCCACGGGCAGGAGAACACCGCCGCCGTCGAACTCGCGAGCAAGGCGCTGTTCGGTCGCGCCGAGCTCACCGATCTGGACGAGGCCACGCTCGCGGCCGCGCTGAAGGAGGCCTCGATCGCCGAGGTCGCTGCGAGCAGCCCGCGGACGATCGTCGATCTGCTGGTGGCGAGCGGTCTCTGCGAGAGCAAGGGTGCGGCCCGACGGGCGGTCAAGGAGGGCGGCGCGTACGTCAACAACCAGCGCATCGAGTCGGAGGAGTGGACGCCGGAGAACTCGGACCTGCTGCACGGTCACTGGCTGGTGGTCCGTAGGGGCAGGAAGAACTTCGCCGGCATCGAGGTGGTCGCGGGCTGA
- a CDS encoding DNA-3-methyladenine glycosylase, translated as MIESGRTILRDVDHPLEAARAVLGGVLTVGTVRARIVEVEAYGGDPSGPWPDPAAHSYRGRTPRNAVMFGEPGHLYVYRSYGMHFCANVSYGPDGVAGGVLLRAAEIVAGHDLVASRRPAVKRPFDVARGPGNLGSALGLSLDHNGFDLLGTDPGLHLELGCATDFRSGPRVGIAVAAELPWRLWLPASGAVSAYRRSPRAPVPE; from the coding sequence GTGATCGAATCCGGGCGAACCATCCTGCGCGACGTGGACCATCCGCTGGAGGCGGCACGAGCGGTGCTCGGGGGCGTGCTGACCGTGGGAACGGTTCGCGCGCGAATCGTCGAGGTCGAGGCATACGGCGGAGACCCGTCGGGCCCGTGGCCCGACCCGGCGGCCCACTCGTACCGCGGCCGCACGCCCCGCAATGCCGTGATGTTCGGTGAGCCCGGGCATCTGTACGTCTACCGCAGCTACGGAATGCACTTCTGCGCCAACGTGTCGTACGGGCCCGACGGCGTCGCCGGCGGCGTGCTGCTGCGCGCCGCCGAGATCGTCGCGGGGCACGACCTGGTCGCGTCCCGGCGGCCGGCGGTCAAACGGCCGTTCGACGTGGCCCGCGGCCCGGGGAACCTCGGGTCGGCGCTCGGTCTGTCCCTCGACCACAACGGATTCGACCTGCTCGGCACGGATCCGGGACTGCATCTCGAACTCGGTTGCGCCACCGATTTCCGCAGTGGTCCGCGCGTGGGTATCGCGGTGGCCGCGGAGCTGCCGTGGCGCCTGTGGCTGCCCGCGTCCGGAGCCGTCTCGGCCTACCGGCGCAGCCCGCGCGCACCCGTGCCCGAGTGA